The following DNA comes from Mesotoga infera.
GGATTACGAACTCTTCTCCTCCATACCTGAAAGCATAGTCAATCTTCCTTATGTTTGAGATTATAAGCGAAGAGAGGATCTCGAGTATCTCGTCTCCCTTCAGATGGCCAAGACGGTCGTTTAGTCCCTTGAAGTTATCGATGTCAAGCATGATGATGGAGAGCGCATTGCCGTACCTCTTGGCCCTATTTATTTCGTACTCCACTACTTCAAACATCTTCTTCTGGTTCATGAGGCCGGTTAGGGAATCTGTCTCGGCTCTCAGCTTTAGCAGCTCGTTAGCAGACTTCAATTCACTTTGCATCTTCGTGAGCTCTTCGTTCTTTCTGTCGATCAATTTGTTTACTTCTGAAAGCTCATTGTTTCTTGCTGCCATGTCCTCGATTTCCCTGAGCTTCTGCATAGCGGCAAAGGTCGCTCCCAGCTTTGCAATTACTCTAGCTTCTTCTTCTCTGAATATCTCGGAATTCAGTTTTGCCATCTCCCTGTACTTTTTCAGTGCTCCCTCAACATCGCCATTCGCCTCCTGGATTTCGGAGATAGCCTTTAACTTCTGAAGAATTTCCGATTTGTTTCCCTTCGATCTGTGATATTCCAGCGAAGTTTCGAGAGAGGCCAGAGCAGAATCCAAGTCTCCCGTCGCCTTGTAGTATTCGGCTTCATAGCGACAAACTTCTGCAAGAGAGTAATCGTCACAGTTCTTCTTTGCTACCTCACGGGCTTTGTTCAAGAGATCGATGGCCTCATCCTCTCTTTCGGTATAGAGGAAGATGTCGGCGAGGTTCATATAGCTATTGGGAAGATCTTTCTCAAGAGAGTGTTTCTCCTTAATCTCAATCGATTTTCGAATGAACTGCGCGCCACTGCCGTCTTCTTTAATGTTTTCAATAGCTATTCCCTTATTGTTGAGATACTTGGCAAGAGATATCTCGTCGTTAGCCCTCTCGGCGAGGGCTATAGCCTTTTCTGTATATTCTAGCGATTTCTCGTAATTCTCCATTTTCAGGTAGACGCCGGCAATGTTGTTGTAGATCATCGACAGGGTACTTCCATCTCCTATTTCATTGAAGACGTCAATGGCATTGTAAGCATATTCGAGAGCCTTTGAAAACTCGCCTGATTGACAGCTGATTCTAATCATACCGTTGTAGGCAAGTCCGAGCTCGCGGGAAGTCTGACCCTTGAATTTCTCAAGTTCTCTGCTTACAGTTTCGAAGGCAACTAGAGTCTCTCCCGAGCTAAGCAAAGCTTGCTGGAACCTTCTTAGAAGCGACAGCCTTTCCTCGACACACAACTCACTTTTCGAAAGATACTCTTCGTAATAATCTGTGAAGCTCTTCTCATGATCTATCTGTCCCATTTCATTCGCCTTTCTCAAATGGCCGCCTCGCTTATCTCAAGCCTGTCCTTTCCTTTTGCTTTTGCTTCATAGAGCAATTTGTCCACAATGGAAATGAATTCGTCCGAGGACTCACCTTTCCACTGCCTTGCACCCGCGCTGAAAGAGACAGCTATCTCAAGGCGCTCACGTAGAGACCGCTTCAACCTTGAGTACACCTCCGCTGTCCTCTGCATATCTGCCGAAGGAAGAAGGATGAGAAACTCCTCGCCACCGTATCTGAAAGCGAAATCATTCTTCCTGATGGAAGATCTAATCAGTTTCCCGATGGCCGCGAGTAGCTCGTCGCCCTTCAAATGCCCGTAAGAGTCATTAATTGATTTGAAGTTGTCCAGGTCAAGCATAATCATGGTCAGTGGAGTTTCGTATCTCTCTGCTCTCGAAATCTCACTGTCCAGTACTGATTTCATCTTCCTGTGATTCAACAGCCCGGTCAATGGGTCAGTCTCGGCCTGCTTTTCCAGCAGCCTATTGATCTCCTCCAGCTTGGCTTTCATTTTCTGGAGCTCGTCGTTTTTCTCCGATATCTCTTCATTTACCGTTCTTAGCCTCTTGTTTTGTTCAGCCAGGTCGTTAATTTCTTTCAGTTTCTCCCTCGCCTCGAACGATGATTCCAGCTGGGCAATCGACCTTGCCTGTTCTTCCTTAAAAATGCTACGGCTAAGTTCAGTAATCTGTTTGAACGTGTTTAGGGCCTCTTTAGAGTCTCCTGTCAACTCATACACTGAAGAGATATCGTTCAGTACTCCCAGTAGTTCAGTCTTGTTTCCGTTTTTTTGATGGTATTCTTTGACTTCCTCAAACAGGTTGATAGCCGAGGCGAAATCTCCCTCGCCTTTCAAGAAACGGGCTTCGTATTTCATTGTCTCGGCAATTGCATATTCGTTTTCGTTCGCTTTGGCGATTTGCCTGGCTTTTTCGAGAAGCTCGGCTGCTTCTGCCTTTCGATTCGATTCGTAATATAGTTCTGCAAGATTCAAATAACTGCTGGGGAGCTCAGAGTTCATACCGTGCTTTTCCTTGATCTTCACGGCCTCTTCAAGATAGGGAATCCCAGATTCTCCAGTCTCACCGTTCTCATGTATAATGGCGATATTATTCAGGCAGCAGGCGGCATTGATCTCGTCACCATTTCTCTTGGCCATTTGAAGGGCTCTCTTTGCGTGCACCAATGCCTTATCGTAGTCCTTCATCTTGAAGTAAAGGCCGGAAGTGTTAATAATGACTTTCGTGAGCAGTTCTCTTTCATTCTTCGCTTCGCATATTACCTGAGCCCTTTTCGAATGCTCTACCGCACCCGCAAAATCGCCGACAAGAGCGCTCAGTTTGATCATCATATTCAACAAAACGGCAATCTCTACTGTTGAGTTATCGTCGAACTTCCCGAGTTCTTTCTCCAAAATCTCATGCGCAGCTAGAGTCTTACCCTGCCCATTAAGGATGGATACCGCTTCTTTGAGATATGATAGCCCTCTGGAAGGTTCGTCCTCAGGCGTAGACATGTATTGTTTGAGCAACTCGACAACTTTGTTCTTGCTTTCTTCCATATAGTCCCCATTCCTCTGAAAAACCTCAGATTGCAGTTCCAGATAGCAGGAAAATCAACAACGCTCTTTTCCGTTAGCGAAGTCGAAATTGTATGCTAGCCATCAAACGGTGGCGTTTCTCGATCACCACCATTCCAATATACCGTGATTACTTCGAAGTTGGCAAGCTTCTTCTCAAGTATCACCGTGATTTCGTCATCCATTATCTTCATTCTGTTGTAGTTGGTAATCTCTACTTTACGGCCCTCCTCGAGAACTCTCAATATCCTTTCCGGCTCAATATCTCTTTCATTCATTCTCAGAATCGCATGCTGACTGAAAGTGATCTCCCTCTCTTCCTCTCTCTGTTCTCCATCGTCATCCCTGCTCAGGTACTTTATCAGGAGCGCAGTGACTATCACGGCAAAGATCACGGCCAAAGTAAAAAGCATAGTTGCCTCCAGACATCCGCTCTTTGGTCTATTTTCAAATTCTTAGTCTATCTTGATCAAAATATCATCCATAATATACGGATCTTCCCTGTTTCCTCCTCCGAAGTGATAGCTTTTCGGCTCGGGATAGAGATCGCGGTAGACTGCTTCAATTCCGTCGAAGTCCCACGTGGTTATGTATATGTTGAATCCCTTCAAATCATCCGGTCTTCCGATAGTCTCCCCGGCGATTCTTAGAATGACCTCGTTGGTCATCTTGTTTGTCTGCACCAGTGGAGTAGGTGAAATGGCAGTCCCAAAAGATCCGGGACCGCTTCCCTCTGCAGAGTATGCAACTACGGACCAACCGTTTGCGAAGATGAAGTAATCCCAGTCCAGCCCATCCGGCATATTGGCATTCTGGAAAGGCAGGACCATAGCCCCCTTCTTGTCCGGGTCGTCTATGAAGATCTGGAATGTAACGTGATCGAATCCGTTTTGCGGTCCCCACGAATCAGTCAGGTCCTTTATCTTCATCGCCAAAACCAGCGAAGCCCCTATCTGTTTTACATTCGCCCCGAGAAGATCCATCTGGTTCTTGAAAGTGATGTCTGTAGGATACCTATATCTTCCATGAGGACCTCTGTCGTCGCCTTCGAGATCGGGAAGAGATGCCAGAAGCAATTCAGGGATGTCAAGTATTATGGTGTAGTCGTCACTGTAGATTGATTCTCTTCTCGTCTTGCCGTAAACTTTGAATAGAATCGAATGAGTTCCGGGATCGAATTTAGATATATCCCAGTCGTAAGACCATTTTCCGTCTACGATATCAATATCCTCCGCTTCTTCAATTTTCGCGTCGAATATTATCTTCACCAATGACGCTCCTGATGCGGTCCCTGTTATCGTGTAGGTTGAGTCAATCTTCTGGTTTTCTTCGAGATCTGCCGTGAACTCAATATTCGGAATCTCAATTTCGCGAGACACATCCGAAGCGA
Coding sequences within:
- a CDS encoding diguanylate cyclase, encoding MGQIDHEKSFTDYYEEYLSKSELCVEERLSLLRRFQQALLSSGETLVAFETVSRELEKFKGQTSRELGLAYNGMIRISCQSGEFSKALEYAYNAIDVFNEIGDGSTLSMIYNNIAGVYLKMENYEKSLEYTEKAIALAERANDEISLAKYLNNKGIAIENIKEDGSGAQFIRKSIEIKEKHSLEKDLPNSYMNLADIFLYTEREDEAIDLLNKAREVAKKNCDDYSLAEVCRYEAEYYKATGDLDSALASLETSLEYHRSKGNKSEILQKLKAISEIQEANGDVEGALKKYREMAKLNSEIFREEEARVIAKLGATFAAMQKLREIEDMAARNNELSEVNKLIDRKNEELTKMQSELKSANELLKLRAETDSLTGLMNQKKMFEVVEYEINRAKRYGNALSIIMLDIDNFKGLNDRLGHLKGDEILEILSSLIISNIRKIDYAFRYGGEEFVI
- a CDS encoding GGDEF domain-containing protein, whose protein sequence is MEESKNKVVELLKQYMSTPEDEPSRGLSYLKEAVSILNGQGKTLAAHEILEKELGKFDDNSTVEIAVLLNMMIKLSALVGDFAGAVEHSKRAQVICEAKNERELLTKVIINTSGLYFKMKDYDKALVHAKRALQMAKRNGDEINAACCLNNIAIIHENGETGESGIPYLEEAVKIKEKHGMNSELPSSYLNLAELYYESNRKAEAAELLEKARQIAKANENEYAIAETMKYEARFLKGEGDFASAINLFEEVKEYHQKNGNKTELLGVLNDISSVYELTGDSKEALNTFKQITELSRSIFKEEQARSIAQLESSFEAREKLKEINDLAEQNKRLRTVNEEISEKNDELQKMKAKLEEINRLLEKQAETDPLTGLLNHRKMKSVLDSEISRAERYETPLTMIMLDLDNFKSINDSYGHLKGDELLAAIGKLIRSSIRKNDFAFRYGGEEFLILLPSADMQRTAEVYSRLKRSLRERLEIAVSFSAGARQWKGESSDEFISIVDKLLYEAKAKGKDRLEISEAAI
- a CDS encoding DUF4258 domain-containing protein → MLFTLAVIFAVIVTALLIKYLSRDDDGEQREEEREITFSQHAILRMNERDIEPERILRVLEEGRKVEITNYNRMKIMDDEITVILEKKLANFEVITVYWNGGDRETPPFDG